One segment of Salvelinus fontinalis isolate EN_2023a chromosome 12, ASM2944872v1, whole genome shotgun sequence DNA contains the following:
- the lrrc39 gene encoding leucine-rich repeat-containing protein 39 — MTGVAVCSGSVSSIKSLWETRIKKTKQDLQKQQEQRAGVGRVRHNWEDRIILAKLKEKVVTEEGRVILRIEKEEWKTLPRALVHFPQLMEWQLHRVGLQTIPRFISSFENLLVLDLSRNAITEIPKEIGKLTRLRELLVSYNRVQSIPEELGCCENLEKLELAMNRDLDELPSEISNLKKLCHLDLSMNQFTEIPECVVSLPALEWLDMGGNRLQSLPHDIHRMEKLHTMWLQRNELEFLPDNICYMRSLDTLVLSNNKLHDIPSMMEDMNNLRFVNFRDNPLTYEVELPAALKKSEDEEEDDREMFGRDFMRVYCQEARKRVNAMLNMHRVNRMYQQICT, encoded by the exons ATGACTGGGGTTGCAGTGTGCAGTGGCTCCGTCAGCTCTATCAAGTCCCTTTGGGAGACTAGAATTAAGAAAACGAAACAAGATCTGCagaagcaacaagaacaaagggCCGGTGTAGGTAG GGTGAGACATAACTGGGAAGATCGGATTATATTGGCCAAGCTGAAAGAGAAGGTGGTGACAGAGGAAGGACGTGTCATTTTAAGGATAGAGAAAGAAGAATGGAAG ACTTTGCCTCGGGCCTTGGTTCACTTTCCTCAACTCATGGAGTGGCAGCTTCACAGGGTTGGACTACAGACAATCCCCCGCTTCATTTCCAGCTTTGAGAATCTGCTTGTTCTTGACCTGTCCCGAAATGCCATCACAGAGATCCCAAAAGAGATTG GTAAACTGACCAGGCTAAGGGAGCTGCTGGTGAGCTACAATAGAGTGCAAAGTATTCCAGAAGAACTGGGCTGTTGTGAGAACCTGGAGAAACTGGAGCTGGCAATGAACAGGGACCTTGACGAGCTGCCTTCAGAG ATTAGCAACCTGAAGAAGCTTTGCCACTTGGATCTCTCCATGAACCAGTTCACAGAGATCCCAGAGTGTGTGGTGAGTCTGCCTGCCCTGGAATGGTTGGATATGGGTGGAAATCGGCTGCAGAGCTTACCACATGACATCCACAG AATGGAGAAGCTGCATACTATGTGGCTGCAGAGGAACGAACTGGAGTTCCTGCCTGACAACATCTGTTACATGCGAAGCCTGGACACACTGGTGCTTAGCAACAATAAGCTACATGACATTCCCTCAATGATGGAGGACATGAACAACCTCAG GTTTGTGAATTTCAGAGACAACCCTCTAACATATGAAGTGGAGCTACCTGCTGCCCTGAAGAaatctgaggatgaggaagaggatgacagAGAGATGTTTGGCCGAGATTTCATGCGCGTCTACTGCCAGGAGGCACGGAAAAGAGTTAACGCCATGCTAAATATGCATCGTGTAAATCGTATGTACCAACAAATATGTACTTGA